Proteins encoded in a region of the Flavobacterium sp. MDT1-60 genome:
- a CDS encoding CinA family protein, with amino-acid sequence MDIEKIKKFNSELIEKKITICCAESITAGLLASTIASIPGASSVLKGSIVTYNPELKISILGVKPETLFKHSAESIETTVEMVNGLVKTYSNAQLYVAVTGVASEPLENSGVIKKWGQVYIAIYYNNEVYETDKIIDFIKTDEIEIRNEIREKTVDLILEKILEVIYKPVS; translated from the coding sequence ATGGATATAGAAAAAATAAAAAAATTCAACTCTGAATTAATTGAGAAAAAAATTACAATATGCTGTGCCGAAAGTATTACAGCAGGATTATTAGCAAGTACAATTGCATCTATTCCTGGAGCTTCAAGTGTCCTTAAAGGTAGTATTGTAACATACAATCCTGAGCTTAAAATTTCTATTTTAGGTGTAAAGCCAGAAACTCTATTTAAACATTCTGCTGAATCAATTGAAACCACAGTAGAAATGGTTAACGGTTTAGTAAAAACTTATTCAAATGCACAATTATATGTAGCAGTTACAGGAGTCGCATCTGAACCATTAGAAAATTCAGGAGTAATTAAAAAATGGGGACAAGTGTATATTGCAATTTATTATAATAATGAAGTTTATGAAACTGATAAAATTATAGATTTTATTAAAACAGATGAAATTGAAATAAGGAATGAAATAAGAGAAAAAACAGTTGATTTAATTCTAGAAAAAATTTTAGAAGTTATTTACAAACCTGTTTCTTAA